In Spiroplasma citri, one genomic interval encodes:
- a CDS encoding DUF2649 family protein, protein MQNDLIKLKEFFIHIFLFIDKTNVESITMWNLTQNEYLTLMVGVWVVILFLTWFFLWMVFKIVSYFK, encoded by the coding sequence ATGCAAAATGATTTAATTAAATTAAAAGAGTTTTTTATTCATATATTTTTGTTTATCGATAAAACGAATGTTGAAAGTATTACAATGTGGAATTTAACGCAAAATGAATATTTAACTTTGATGGTTGGTGTTTGAGTTGTGATTTTGTTTTTAACTTGGTTTTTCTTGTGAATGGTTTTTAAAATAGTTAGTTATTTTAAATAA